The Pseudomonas sp. FP198 genomic interval GACTGATGGCCAGCGCCGACGCGCTGCTGCACGCAGGCGACCAGGAAACCTTCGGCCTGGTCATCCTCGAAGCGATGGCCAGCGGCATCCCGGTGGTAGCGGTCGCGGCAGGCGCCTTCAATGAAATCGTCCATGAGGACTGTGGCCTGCTGTGCGCGCCCGACAATCCACAGGCGATGGCCAATGCCGTTCGGCAACTGTTCGCCGAAGGCTGTCAGCAACGCGGCGCAAAGGCACGCCGGCATGTAGAACGTCATTACGCCTGGGATTCGGTGGTCAACAGTTTGTTGGGCCACTATTACAGCGTGCTCGGCGCAGAAATGCCGCTGCTGGCCAATGGTTGAGTCGAGGCCCATGTCGATGACCGCTCAATCCAGCCTGCTGCTGGTGCTGCACGATGTCGCACCGCAAACCTGGCCCGACTACCAGCCCTTCGTCGAAGCCGTCGACGCCCTCGGCCAGGTGCCGATGACCTGGCTGGTGGTGCCGGACTTCCACCATGCCAACGCGCTCGACGAGCATCCCGGCTTCCGGCGCATGCTCGACAGCCGGGTCGAACGCGGCGATGAACTGGTGCTGCACGGTTATTACCACTGTGATGACGGTCCGCCGGCGCGCCATCCCAAGGACTGGTTCATGCGCCGGGTCTACACCCATGAAGGGGAGTTTTACGGTCTGTCCGAGGAAGCGGCCCTCGCCCGCCTTCGCGCCGGCATCGAAATCTTTCAGCGCTACCAGTGGCCGCTGGAAGGCTTCGTCGCGCCGGCCTGGCTGATGAGCGAAGGCACACGCCAGGCCTTGCGCCAGTTGCCGTTGAGTTATACCAGCGACACCCAGCACCTCTACCGCTTGCCGGAGTTCACCCCGATCGATGCCCCGGGACTGGTCTGGAGCGCCCGCAGCGCCTGGCGTCGAGGCCTGTCGAAAGTCATCAGCGATCGGCGTGAACAGCGCTGGCGCCAGGCACCGGTCATTCGCCTGGGCCTGCACCCGGTAGACATGCGCCACGGATTTTCCCGCGACTACTGGCTGCGAACCCTGGAGCGCCTGCTTGAAGACGGGCGCGTACCGATGACCAAGATCGACTGGCTGGCGTCACTGCGCCAGCCAGTCAGCAGTGCCGCATGAAACGGCTGGTCTGGTTAGGCGCCGCCCTGTTGATTGCGGTATTGGTCCCGATGCTCGTGGGCGGCGGGGAAATGTGGTCGCGGCTGCAGCGCTTTCCGCTGTCTTTGCTACTGGTCATGCTCGGCATGATCGTACTCTGCTGGGGCCTCAACTCGGTGCGCCTGCGCTTGCTGCTCGGTGAACACCGTGGGCGCATAGGCGGGTTGAAAAGCATTGGCGTGGTGATGTCCACCGAGTTCGCGATGTGCGCGACGCCCGGCGGCAGTGGCGGGCCGCTGACGCTGATGGCGCTGCTCGCGCGCAACGGCGTGCGCCCCGCCCATGGCAGCGCGGTGTTCGCCATGGATCAGCTGAGCGACCTGCTGTTTTTTCTTTGCGCCTTGTTGGGCATCCTCTTTTACGCGCTCTTCCAGAATCTCAGCCAGCGCATGGAATGGATGCTGGCGCTGAGCGCGGTTTCACTGTTCGGCGGGCTCTTCTGCTGCGCGCTGGTGGCCCGCTACCATCGTCGGCTGATTCTCCTGGGCGCGCGGCTGTTGCGGCATTTGCGCGTGAAGCCGGTGACCCGTCGACGCTGGGGACGCAAGATCCTGAATTTCCTCGCGGCATTTACCGACACTCTGAAATTGCCACGCCAGACGCTGTTCCAGGTGTTCGTCCTGACCTGCCTGCATTGGGGCCTGCGCTACAGCGTGCTGTACCTGGCCTTGAAAGGACTCGGCGCGGATCTGCAATGGGCCTGGAGTTTCCTGATCCAGATGCTCTCCCTCAGCGCCGGGCAGTTCAGCCTGTTGCCGGGCGGCGCCGGAGCGGCGGAGTTGACCTCGGCGGCGTTGCTGGCACCGATGGTGGGCAAATCCACCGCGGCGGCAGCGATCCTGATCTGGCGGGCGGTGACGTATTACTTCTATCTGCTGGCCGGAGGACCGGTGTTCTTCATGATGGTCGGGCGACCTTTGATCAAGAAGCTGATGAAGCTGCGGCAGGCCTGACAGGTCAGCCCTTGGACTCGGGGTCGTCCTGAGGCTGCTTGTGCATTTCTTCCCACAGCTGGGCGGCGTCGGGAAATTCGCTGCCGTCTTCCGGGCCCAGCGCTTCGGGATCGTAGCGACTCAGGCAACCCTCGCCCACGGTTGCCGGCGCTCTGGCGGTGGCTTTGTCCAAGGGATCGGTCATGGTTTGAGTGCTCCTCAAGATTCGTGGCGAGGGAGCTTGCTCCCGCTCGGCTGCGCAGCAGTCGTCAAGCTTGGAGCCGCTTCGCGCCTCAGCGGGAGCAAGCTCCCTCGCCACAGGAAATCAGAAGACTACAAATCAGAAGACCACGGTCTTGTTGCCGTGCACCAGTACGCGGTCTTCCAAGTGATAGCGCAAGCCGCGCGCCAGGACCATTTTTTCCACGTCGCGGCCGAAGCGCACCATGTCTTCAATGCTGTCGCTGTGGCTGACACGGACCACGTCCTGCTCGATGATCGGGCCGGCGTCCAGCTCTTCGGTCACGTAGTGGCACGTGGCGCCGATCAGCTTCACACCGCGCATCGAGGCCTGGTGGTAAGGCTTGGCACCGACGAACGACGGCAGGAAACTGTGATGGATGTTGATGACTTTATGCGCGTATTCGCTGCACAGCGACGGCGGCAGGATCTGCATGTAGCGGGCCAGTACCACCACCTCGGCATCGTGCTGCTTGACCAGCCGCGAGACCTCGGCGAACGCCGGGTGCTTGTCCTGCGGGTTGACCGGTACGTGGTAATACGGGATGCCGTGCCATTCCACCATGCTGCGTAAGTCGTCATGGTTGGAAATGACACAGGCGATGTCGCAATCGAGCTCATCGCTGTGCCAGCGGTGCAACAGATCAGCCAGGCAGTGGGACTCACGACTGGCCATCAGCACTACGCGCTTTTTCTGCGCGGTATCGGTGATACGCCAGTCCATCGAAAACTCTTCGGCAATCGGGGCGAATGCCTCGCGGAAGGCTTCGATGCCGAAGGGCAGCGAGTCGGCGCGTATCTCGTGACGCATGAAAAACCAGCCACTCTGATTGTCCGAATGGTGGCTTGCTTCAGTGATCCAGCCGTTATGGGACGCCAGAAAGTTACTGACTTTAGCAACGATACCGACGCGGTCCGGGCAAGCGATCACTAGCCGAAAAGTGCGCATTAGGGGAACTCCAGAACTTCGCAAAGGCGGCCATTCTAGCCATTGCGCAGCAAAACTGCAGTATCCATCACACATCGCGCCCAGCAGTGGCTGACCGGGACTGCCCAATGCCTGCGTGGCAAGCTATATCTGTGAACAGATGTGAAGACTGCATCACATTATTTATTTCGCCGCGCTCACTCTGAGCCAGCGCACTATTAATTAAATAAACACGGCTTAAATGTTTACTTGATGAAACTGTCTGATTACTATTAGCCCACTGTCTCCTTGTCACCAGCGTCCTACATAAGGTAGTCCCCATGTCCCTGATCACCGAATACAACGCTACAAAACAAGCCATTGAAGAACTGCAACAACGTTTGGCCGACCTGTCCAAAGACGACAAACTGCAAAAAGAACTGGAATTCGAAGGCAAACTGCGCACGCTGATGGGTGAATACTCCAAATCCCTGCGCGATATCATTGCCTTGTTGGATCCAGAATCCAAGTCGAGCAAAGCCCCGCGTGGCGCTGTGAAAACTACCGGCACCAAGCGCGCTCGCAAAGTTAAGCAATACAAGAACCCGCATAACGGTGAAGTCATCGAAACCAAAGGTGGCAACCACAAGACTCTGAAAGAGTGGAAAGCCAAGTGGGGCGGCGACGTGGTTGAAGGCTGGGCGACCCTGCTGGGCTAAGCTCCGGCGGTTCGAAGCGTTCTCGACGCAGAAAAAACGCCAGCGATTGCTGGCGTTTTTTTTGCCTGTCCACTTCTGATTTATTTCCTTACATGGCAGCGCGGCGACTCAAAGGCTTAAACGTTTGCGCAATTGCTGGCTATAGCCCTGCCATTGAGTCAGCACCTCTTGCTGCATTGGGCTGGAAAGCGCCAGCCACTGCGTCATCGCCTCATCAAAACTTTCCAGGGTATTAGGCGCACCCCACTCCGGTGATTTCAGTCGCTGCTGGCAAAATAGTTTCCAGCGTGCCTGCTCTTCGCTGCTCAAGGTGTCGGGGAAGTTACGGGCCCGGTATCGGAATAATAATTCCGGCAGGCGCTCATCATCGAAATGCCAACGTTCCCCCGCCAACTGGTCGGGATCCGCCTGGCGCACTTGTTCGCACAAACGCCGATCACGATCACCCATGAATCCGGCGTACAACTGTTGTTCGGGGTCCTCGCTCGCAGTGAAATCCTCGCGACCATAAATCGCCTGGAGTTTATCCTGCCAGACTTGCTGTGCGTCACTTAGCCGCAGCGCCCGCCGCCGATAACCCTCCATGTCCAGTTGCAGGCGTTGCTGGTCCTCGTCGCGCAGGACTGACAGCGGCGCGACCACCGGGCACTTGTTGATATGAATAAGCTTGAGGGGTACGGGCAATTCTCCTTCCAGCAACTCTTCACGGCGGGTATACAAGCGTTGGCGCAGGATTTCGGCGTCATGGTCCAGCAGCCCTTGAGGATCCAGATGCAGGTCGCAGACGATCAGGGCGTTGCGGTTCTTCGGATGCCAGGCCAGCGGCAGGACCACGCCGATGTAGTTTCGCGCCGCCGAGAAGCGCCCGGAGATGTGCACCATGGGCTGTAGCAGGCGGACCTGGTCCATCACTTTCTGTTTAGTGCGCAACTGGAACAGCCAGTCGTAAAGCCGGGGCTGTTTCTGACGGATCAACCGGGCCAGGGCAATCGTCGCACGCACATCCGACAGCGCATCATGGGCCTGGCCATGGTCGATGCCATTGGCGGCGGTCAGGCGTTCGAGCTTGAGGGTGACGCGCCCCTCCTCCTGCGGCCAGACAATCCCATCGGGGCGCAACGCATAGGCGGCCCGCACCAGGTCAATCAGGTCCCAGCGACTGTTGCCGCCCTGCCATTCCCGTGCGTACGGGTCGAAGAAATTCCGGTAAAGGCTGTAGCGGGTCATCTCGTCATCGAAGCGCAGCGTGTTGTAGCCAGCGCCACAGGTCCCGGGCGCGGCCAGTTGTGCGTGGACGCGGGTCATGAAATCGGCCTCGCTCAAGCCTTTTTCCGCCAGGCATGCCGGTGTGATCCCGGTGATCGCGCATGCGGCCGGATGGGGCAGGATGTCATCGCTGGGCCGGCAGTACAGGTTCACCGGTTCATCGATTTCATTGAGTTCGAAATCGGTACGTATCCCGGCCACCTGCAAGGGGCGGTCACAACGCGGATTGATGCCGGTGGTTTCGTAGTCGTACCAGAAAATGGAGGTCACGGGTGGTTCCTGTGCTGAGGACTGGCGAAGTCTAGGCGCTGCAACCGGCCGGCGGCCAGCGCTGCTGTAACTTTTGCATACCAGGGAGGCGCAAGCCTGCGCCCTCCCGCAAGATCCCTGTTGTTTACATGAAGCGTGAAATGACCCACAGAGTTGTATCGTGCGCCTGCGCGAAGACTGCTAGCATCTGGGCCGAGATCGAACGTTCGAACCGCCCCCTCACAGGTTGCCCATGCTCGAGACACCAGCATTGCAAAGGAACGCGCCGCTGCCCGCGCCACTGGACACGCGTTACCAGGTCGAGACGCCCGAGGGCATCGACCTGCCGCTGCGCCCGGCGGGGTTGATGCCTCGCGCACTGGCCTTTGCCATCGACCTCGGCATACGGGGGCTGGCCCTGGGCCTGCTGTTCCTGATCCTGGCGTTTTTTGGCGAACTGGGCGTCGGCCTGGGCTCGATCCTGCTGTTTGTCATCAGCTGGTGGTACATGGTGCTGTTCGAGGTGCTGAACCAGGGGCGTTCCCCCGGCAAGCAGATCATGGGTTTGCGCGTGGTGCAGGATGACGGCCGGCCTGTCGACTGGTCGGCCTCGCTGATCCGCAACCTGCTGCGCTTCGTCGACATGCTGCCCTTCGGCTATGCGTTCGGGGCGATTACCTGCCTGCAGCATCCAGCGTTCAAGCGCCTGGGCGACCTGGCGGCCGGGACCCTGGTGGTTTATCGCGAACAAGCGATCAAACGCCCCGTACTGCCATCGGCCCGGCCGATACGAGCGCCGTTTGTCCTCGGCCTCAGCGAGCAACGTGCCGTGCTGGGCTTCGCCGAGCGCCAGGCAGAACTGTCCGGCGCCAGGGTCACCGAACTGGCGACGATCCTGGCCACGCCGCTGAAGGTGCACCCTTCCGGCGCCGTGGCCGAACTCAATGGCATCGCCCGCGGCCTGCTGGGGCCGACATGAAACAAAGCCTTTTCGAAAAACGTCATCAAGAGGAATGGGACCATCTGTCCCAACAGCTCGACCAATTGGAGCGCAGCCGCAACGTCGCGCAAAGCAGCGACTTCCCCAATGCCTATCGACGCCTCTGCCACCACCTGACGCTGGCCCAGGCCAGGGGCTACAGCAGCCTTTTAATAGACGCGTTGCAGCAACTGGCCCTGCGTGGTCACCAGCAACTCTACCGGGATCGCGGCCGGCTCTCGGCCAACCTGTCGACCTTCATCCTGGCCGGTTTCCCCCGACTGGTTCGTGAGCAATGGCGATTCGTGCTGGCGGCGGCCTTGATGTTCCTTGGTAGCCTGGTCGGCATCGGGCTGCTGGTCTACCTGTTCCCCGAACTGGTCTACAGCGTGCTGAGCGTCGAAGAAGCCAGCCAGATACGCGGCATGTACGACCCTTCCGCCGGCCACCTGGGGCGCTCGATCGAGCGGGCCGCCAGCGAAGACTGGGTCATGTTCGGCTACTACATCATGCACAACATCGGTATTGCCTTTCAGACGTTCGCCAGCGGCTTGCTGTTTGGCCTGGGCAGCGCGTTCTTCCTGTTTTTCAACGGCCTGACCATTGGCGCGGTGGCCGGGCACCTGACCCAGATCGGTTCGGGATCAACGTTCTGGTCATTCGTGATCGGCCACGGCGCCTTCGAACTCACCGCCATCGTCCTGGCCGGCGCGGCGGGCCTGTTGCTCGGTTGGGCACTGATCGCACCGGGGCGCCTGACCCGGGGCGAAGCGTTACGGCTCGCCGCCGGCAAGAGCGTGCTGATTATCGGCGGCGTGGTGCTATTGCTGCTCATCGCCGCGTTCGTAGAGGCCTACTGGTCCTCCAGCGCGGTGACACCCACCACCAAATACATCGTCGGCGCCTTGTTGTGGCTGCTGGTGCTCGGGTATCTGCTGTTTGCCGGACGAGGCCACCATGCGCCTGAGTGACGCCAGCGTTGTCATCCGCCCCCGCACCACCTGGGAAGCCATGGACCTCGGCGTGCTGATGAGCCAGCAGCATCGACGGCTGCTGATGACCAGTTGGGCCATCGTCACGCTGCCGGTGTATGCGCTGCTGACCCTGTTGCTGTGGGACTCGCCGTCGCTGGTAGTCATCATGTTCTGGTGGCTGAAACCGGCCTTCGACCGCCTGCCCCTGTTCATTTTGTCCAAGGCCCTGTTTGGCGAGCCGCCTACGCTGAAACAGGCGTTGCGCCAATGGCCCGCGCTGCTCAAGCCGCAATTGCTGGCCAGCCTGACCTGGCGACGGCTGAGCCTGAACCGCAGCTTCCTGATGCCGGTGGTGCAACTCGAAGGCCTGGCCGGCGAGGCGCGCGAGCAACGCTTGCGCGTCCTGCTGCAGCGCAACGGCGGCGCGGCGCAGTGGCTGACCATCATCGGCGTGCATCTGGAAACCGCGCTGTGGTTCGGCCTGATGGCGCTTTTCTATCTGTTCATACCGCAACAGGTCGAGCTGGAATGGGACTGGCAGACCCTGATCGCCGTGGCCGAGCACGACTGGCTGTGGCTCGAACACCTGGTCAACTTCCTGTATCCACTGCTGCTGATCTTCTGGGAACCGGTATACGTCGCCTGTGGCTTCAGCCTCTATCTGAACCGCCGCACGATTCTCGAGGCCTGGGACATCGAACTGGTATTCCGGCGCTTGCGCCAGCGCCTCGCCGGCATGGCCCCGGCGCTGTTGCTGCTGGCAATGACGCTGCTGCCGTTGGCGCCACCTGCCTGGGCTGCCGAGGATAACAACGACCCCGACAGCCCGCGCTTGCTCAACCAGCCGCTGACCAGCGAGGCCTCTCGGGAGAGCATTGAAGCGATTCTCGAAGCGCCGCCATTCAAGAATCCGGAAACGATCACCCGCTATCGTTTCGGCGAAGAAGCCGAAAAACCAGCCGAAGCAGCCGAGCCAGCTGAAACCGATGGAGCACCGGGCTGGCTCAAGTCGCTGTTCGAATGGCTGTCAAAAAAACGCTTCGAGGGCGTTGCCGCGCTGATCCAGGTGCTGCTCTGGGCGGCATTGTTGACGGCCATCGCCTGGCTGGCCTGGCATTACCGCCATAGTCTCAAGACCCTGGCGAACCGTAGGCCAGCACAGCGCATGCATTCGAAACCCCCTGCGCCGGTGCAGATGTTCGGCCTGGATATTCGCGAAGAGAGCCTTCCGGAGGATGTGGCGAGCCGCGCCGAGCAGTTATGGTCCACCGCGCCTCGCGAGGCGTTGGGTTTGCTGTATCGAGCCTTGCTCAGCCGGTTGCACCATGAATTCGCCATCCCCCTGAAACCCGCGGACACGGAAGGCCAGGTGTTGCAACGCGTCGAACGGCTCCAGCAGCCGGACCTGCTGGCCTTCAGCAAAAACCTGACCCAGCACTGGCAAAACATCGCCTACGGGCACCGTCCACCAGCGCCCGATCTGCAACGGGAACTGTGCGATGGCTGGCGCGGCCTGTTCGGTCCGGGAGTTTCCCGATGAGCCGCCGCGCCGGGTGGCTGGTCGCGGCGCTGGTTGCGGCGTTGATCTGTGCAGTGGGCCTCTACTTGTCCACGAAAGCCGTGCCCTACCAGGAAACCATTGATCACGGCCCATCCCCCGAAGCCCAGGCCAATCCCTACCTGGCGGCGGAACATTACCTGCGTCGGCATGGGGTAGACGTCGAACACGCCAACAGCCTGGACGTCCTGCCCGGCCTCGAACCCCACCAGCGCAGCCTGTTGTTGCTGGGCGAGCGGAGCGACATGACGCCACGGGAGGCCGACCAGTTGATGAACTGGACCCGGGCCGGCGGACGGCTGCTGTTCGTCGCCGAGGCCTTGTGGGATGACAGCACCAGCAGCAGCGGCGATCTGTTGCTGGACCGCGTGGGTCTGCGCCAACTCCTCAGCAAGGACCTCGAGGAATCCGACGCCGAACTCATCACGGATCGCTACCCCGAACTGACCAAGCTTTATCTGGAAGATGAAGAAGCGCCGGCCTATGTCGGCTTCGACACCGACTTCCATCTCGAAGACCCGCAGAACCTCGCCCAGGCCTGGGCCAACAGCGCACAGGCAACCCACATGATGCAACTGAACCACGGTCTGGGCACCATCACTGTGCTGACTGACGCCGAGCTGTGGAAGAACGACCAGATCGACCAATACGACAACGCCTGGCTGCTCTGGTACCTGAATGCCGACACAAATGTCACGCTGCTGTTCGACATCGAGCACGACAACCTGCTGACCCTGCTGCTGCGCTATTTCCCCCAGGCCCTGGTGGCGCTGCTGGTCCTGATCGGGCTGTGGTTCTGGCGCTCGGCGGTGCGGCATGGCCCGTTGCAACAACCCGCGCCCAAGGCGCGACGGCAGTTGCTGGAACACCTGCAGGCCAGCGCCGCGTTCCAGCTGCGCCACCACGGTCGGCAACACCTGTTGCAGGGGTTACAGCATGACGTGTTGCGCCGGGCGCGCCAGCTTCATCCTGGTTTCGAACGGCTGGTCGTCGCCGAACAATGGCAAGTGCTTGCACGCCTGACCCGCCAACCCACGCGAACCATCAGCCAGGCCCTCAGCCCCCGGCCGGCGCAGCGCATGTCCAGCACTGAGTTCTGCCGCCAGGTTGCCCTTTTGCAAACTCTCAGGAATGCCTTATAGATTCCGAAAAAAAAACCGCAAAAAAGCTCTATATAACCTATCGTACCTTGTCACCAAACATAGCAACTGCGGGCATTATCGCCATTTTACTTTCCGCAGGAATTTCCGCAGAGATTGCCAAACAAACAGCCGTTTCCGTTCGCTGGAAGCAAAACGATGATTACCTCGAAAACGTACCTGGATCCAGTACTGCCGGAAAATCTTCCCGCCTCGATCATTCAGGCCGCGGATCAGTTGCCGCGTAAAGCAGAGTTTCTTGCCGGGCGGCTCGCCGATGAGACATCGAAGCAACTGGCGAGCCTGCTGCGCATCACCAATACCTACTATTCGAATCTGATCGAGGGGCATCGAACCGAGATCGCTGATCTGCAGGTCGCTCGCACCACGCCGAAACGCCAGCGAAAGGAGCTCAAAGAGCTTGCCGTGCAACACATGACACAGCAGGAGGTGATGGAGCGACTGCTTCGCATGCGCCCGGCGGACAGTTTTTCTGCCTTGTTCGATCCCCGGTTGATCGCGACCATTCACCGTCGACTGTTCAAGGACGCTTCAACGCAGGAGCTGATCCTGAGCGACGGTCGGATGATGGAACCAGGAAAGCTGCGGGCCGAATCGAATGAACGGGTCCAGGTCGGCGCACATGTCGCCCCAGCTGCTACTGCGGTATTGCCCATGCTTGAGCATCTGCAACTGCACTACGGACGTATAAACGACCCCCGACGCCAATTGATCGCCGCCCTGGCGGGTCATCACCGTGTGGCGCTTGTCCACCCCTTCCTTGATGGCAATGGTCGAGTGATCCGGATGCTCACCCATCTGCAGCTTGTCCATCTCGGGCTAAAACCGTTTCTCTGGTCATTGTCGCGTGGCTTGGCCCGAAGGCAGGATGAATACTATCGTTTCCTGGCTTTGGCTGATCGACCTCGAGAAGGCGACTGTGACGGGCGAGGTCAACTCTCACAGCGCCACTACTTCAACTTCATCGAGTTCATGCTCGATGTCTGTCGCGACCAGATTGAATATATGACAACCTCACTCAACCCAGCCAGGCTACGCGAGCAGGTCTTTCATGTGCTATCGACGGATGCTGGCCTTCGCCGTGCGGGGATCCGACCCGCCAGTGCCGGTGCTGTGTTGGCGCTTCTCACCCAAGGCGCGATGCCGCGTGCGGAATTCAAGATATTTACAGGATTGAAGGATCGGCTCGCAACGGAAGAACTGGGCCGCTTGATCGAAGCGGGAATAGTGGTCAGTAGTACGCCCAGGTCCCGCACGGTGGAAGCGGGTTTGCCCGCACGTTTTGCCGGATTGATCTTTCCGAACCTGCATATCCAGATGGGCTGAGTCACGCCGACGACTCGGCTGTCAGGTGTGAGGGATAGTTGCCGTGGTATGCAAGCGTGACTGTTTTCACCTGCGCAAGTTATCCAGCGCTAATCAAACTCAACAGTTAAGAGAACGCCAGAATTGACGACTGAACAGAACGAACCTGTCGACGGCCAGGCCCATGCCGCCCAACAGCGCCAACGCGCCAGCCAGTTGGCCCAGGCGATCCGTACCGAACTGCACAAGGCGGTGGTCGGCCAGGCTGCGGTGGTCGACGATGTGCTCACGGCGTTGATCGCGGGTGGGCATGTACTGCTCGAAGGCGTTCCGGGGCTGGGCAAGACGTTGCTGGTGCGCGCGCTCGCGCGCTGTTTCAGTGGCGAGTTCGCGCGCATCCAGTTCACGCCCGACCTGATGCCCAGCGACGTCACCGGCCACGCGGTGTACGACTTGCAGACCGAGCAGTTCAAGTTGCGCAAGGGCCCGGTTTTCACCAACCTTCTGCTGGCCGACGAGATCAACCGCGCGCCGGCAAAAACCCAGGCGGCGCTGCTCGAGGCCATGCAGGAACGCCAGGTCACCCTGGAAGGCCGCGCCCTGCCGATCGCCCAACCGTTCATGGTGCTGGCGACCCAGAACCCCATCGAACAGGAAGGCACTTACCCGCTGCCGGAAGCCGAGCTCGACCGCTTCATGCTCAAGGTCCGCATGGACTATCCCGATGCCGACCAGGAACTGGACATGGTCCGCCAGGTCAGCCGCTCGACCCGGGCCGACATGCTTGACGTGCAACCGTTGCGCACGGTGCTGCAAGCCAAGGATGTGCAGGCCTTGCAGCGCATCGCCAGTGACCTGCCGATGGACGATCAGGTCCTCGACTACGCCGTCCGCCTGGCCCGCGCCACTCGCAGCTGGCCGGGGCTGACGCTGGGCGCCGGGCCGCGCGCCTCGATCGCGCTGGTACGCTGCGCAAGGGCCCGGGCGCTGCTGCGCGGTGGCGAATTCGTGGTCCCGGACGACATCAAGGGCTGCGCCCTGGCCGTGCTGCGCCATCGCGTAAGGCTGGCGCCGGAGCTGGACATCGAGGGGCTCTCGGTGGACCAGGTGCTGGGGCAGTTGCTCGATCAAGTCTCGGCGCCGCGGTTGTGAAAAATCGCGCGGTAAGGATGCGCCCATGAAACCCTCGCGCCTGTTGCTCATCTGGCTCGCGATCCTGCTGGCCGTCGGCATTGTGCTGGGTACGTTGCGAGCGCTGGGCATCGCGGTGCCGCCGACACTCCTGTCGATCAACTGGGGGATGCTGCTAGCCTTGCTGGCCTTGGCGCTGCTCGATGCCGCGCGGCTGCGGCGCCTGCCCTCGCCCCGCGTACAGCGACACATGCCGGGCAGCCTGGCACTGGGCCGATGGGGCGAAGTGCGCCTGCAGATCAGCCATGATTTTGCCCAGCCAATGCCGCTCCAGGTGTTCGATCACGTACCCGATGGCCTCGACTTCGACGACCTGCCCTTGTCGGTCGAGCTTCAACCCGGCCAACGCAGCCAGCTCGGCTACCGCTTGCGCCCGCTCAAGCGCGGTCATTTCATTTTCAGCCACTGCGAGATCAGCCTGCCCAGCCCGCTGGGATTGTGGTTCGGCAAACGCCTGCTGGAGGCGCTCGACAATACTCGCGTCTACCCGGATTTCGCCAGGCTCTATGGCGGCCAGCTATTGGCCGTCGACAACTGGCTGAGCCAGCTCGGCATACGCCAGCGGCAGCGCCGTGGCCAGGGCCAGGAATTCCATCAGTTGCGCGAGTTTCGCGAGGGCGACAGCCTGCGCCAGATCGACTGGAAGGCCACTGCCCGCCACCGTACGCCGATCGCCCGTGAGTACGAAGACGAACGCGACCAACAGATTATCTTCATGCTCGACTGCGGCCGGCGCATGCGCAGCCAGGACGACGAGCTGGCGCACTTCGATCACGCTCTCAATGCCTGCCTGTTGCTCAGCTATACCGCGTTGCGCCAGGGCGACGCCGTCGGCCTGTACACCTTCGCCAGTGAGCGACCGCGCTACCTCGCGCCGGTCAAAGGCAGCGGCCAGCTCAACGTCTTGCTCAACGCCGTCTATGACCTGGACAGCAGCCAGCATCCCGCCGATTACCAGGTCGCGGTCAATCAACTGCTGGCCCGGCAAAAACGCCGGGCACTGGTGGTGTTGGTAACCAACCTGCGGGATGAGGACGACGCGGAACTGCTGGCTGCCGTCAAGCGCCTGGGCCAGCAGCACCGGGTGCTAGTGGCCAGCCTGCGCGAAGAGGCACTCGACCGGTTGCGCCAGGCGCCG includes:
- a CDS encoding DUF58 domain-containing protein; translated protein: MKPSRLLLIWLAILLAVGIVLGTLRALGIAVPPTLLSINWGMLLALLALALLDAARLRRLPSPRVQRHMPGSLALGRWGEVRLQISHDFAQPMPLQVFDHVPDGLDFDDLPLSVELQPGQRSQLGYRLRPLKRGHFIFSHCEISLPSPLGLWFGKRLLEALDNTRVYPDFARLYGGQLLAVDNWLSQLGIRQRQRRGQGQEFHQLREFREGDSLRQIDWKATARHRTPIAREYEDERDQQIIFMLDCGRRMRSQDDELAHFDHALNACLLLSYTALRQGDAVGLYTFASERPRYLAPVKGSGQLNVLLNAVYDLDSSQHPADYQVAVNQLLARQKRRALVVLVTNLRDEDDAELLAAVKRLGQQHRVLVASLREEALDRLRQAPVQTQPEALAYCGAVDYMNTRAELHLRLAAHGIPTLDSRPGELGADLVSQYLAWKKAGTA